From Microcystis aeruginosa NIES-2549, a single genomic window includes:
- a CDS encoding helicase-related protein encodes MVKLEELTRGSIVNGILPNQAVTVIEAKWHGSDTVELTYKDTNGQPYTELLFRYREPTLEILTEGRPWGFDGDGALLRLVSEAHRIRLAYLFDPLLAVHTSLVEPLPHQITAVYGEMLDRQPLRFLLADDPGAGKTIMAGLLIRELLIRGDLARCLIVCPGSLAVQWQDELHNKFHLPFDILTNDRLETARTGNAFAEMGLVIARLDKLSRNQDLQKKLQQTDWDLIICDEAHKMSASFFGGDIKETKRYKLGKLLSSITRHFLLMTATPHNGKEEDFQLFLALLDGDRFEGRFRDGVPVSDTSDLMRRMVKEELLKFDGKPLFPERIAHTVTYPLSDQEAILYSRVTEYVREEFNRAEALANNGRKGTVGFALTILQRRLASSPEAIYQSLKRRRERLEKRLREEELLKRGQSLEMEFATVLDQDDIDDDFEDTDSSEREATVEEVVDQATAARTIAELQLEIALLKELEDLANTVRRSGKDRKWEEFSHLFQDQAEMFDAGGYRRKIVVFTEHRDTLNYLKERIGTLLGNPETVVTIHGGMGREDRKKAEEGFKQDVGVQVLLATDAAGEGINLQRAHLMVNYDLPWNPNRLEQRFGRIHRIGQTEVCHLWNLVAHETREGDVYRTLLEKLEAEQKALGGRVFDVLGKAIAGKELRELLIKAIRYGDRPDIKARLNQVISEKLDQERLRELLQERALARDSMDASKVQKIREDMERAEARRLQPHFIAAFFLEAFQRLGGTLRQREPKRYEITNVPAVIRNRDRFFGIGEPILKRYERICFDKELISIPGKPVATFVCPGHPLLDATIDLVLERHRELLRRGAILVDDSDPSEEIRALVYLEHAIQDARLNPDGRRRVVSRRMQYVELFEPQRHRGHGERDAGYAPYLDYRPLAEEERVLVEPIIDSLDIGNEIEKKATSYAIANLVSSHLREVRQRKEELIEKTIAAVKDRLTKEINHWDHRANQLRLQEEAGKTNARINSNKARARADELQTRLQKRLSELEQERQLSPLPPVVVGAALVVPGGLLGRLLGKPMFARDTKRIEQLAMAAVMATEKALGYEPRDVSAEKCGYDIESRRTGTGRLRFIEVKGRVEGADTVTVTKNEICLALNKSESFLLALVSVSPSEEVRVRYVRQPFQREPDFGVCSVNYNWRELWDRGDMIEPQRHKGH; translated from the coding sequence ATGGTAAAACTAGAGGAACTTACTCGTGGCTCTATTGTTAACGGAATATTACCGAACCAAGCTGTCACCGTCATCGAGGCCAAGTGGCATGGCAGCGACACGGTAGAACTGACCTACAAAGATACCAACGGACAACCCTACACAGAACTGCTCTTTCGATACCGAGAGCCAACCCTAGAGATTCTCACCGAAGGAAGACCGTGGGGTTTCGATGGCGATGGAGCTTTGCTGCGCCTAGTTTCCGAAGCCCACCGCATCCGGTTGGCCTACCTGTTTGACCCGCTTCTAGCCGTCCATACCTCTCTGGTGGAACCACTCCCTCATCAAATCACTGCTGTTTACGGTGAGATGCTCGATCGCCAACCTCTGCGCTTTTTGTTGGCCGATGACCCCGGGGCCGGGAAAACCATCATGGCGGGATTGTTAATTCGAGAACTCCTGATTCGAGGTGACTTAGCGCGCTGCCTGATCGTTTGTCCAGGCAGCCTCGCAGTGCAATGGCAAGACGAACTACATAACAAATTTCACCTTCCCTTCGATATCCTCACCAACGACCGCCTCGAAACGGCCCGCACCGGCAACGCCTTCGCCGAAATGGGTCTGGTCATTGCTAGGCTTGATAAACTCAGCCGTAATCAAGACCTCCAGAAGAAACTCCAGCAGACTGATTGGGATCTGATTATCTGCGACGAGGCCCACAAGATGTCCGCTTCGTTTTTCGGTGGGGATATTAAGGAAACAAAGCGTTACAAATTGGGCAAACTCCTCTCTAGCATTACCCGCCACTTCCTGCTGATGACGGCGACTCCCCACAACGGCAAAGAAGAAGACTTTCAGTTATTCTTAGCCCTACTTGATGGCGACCGCTTTGAGGGACGATTCCGCGACGGAGTTCCTGTTTCAGATACTTCCGACCTGATGCGCCGCATGGTCAAAGAAGAACTGCTCAAGTTTGACGGCAAGCCACTTTTCCCCGAAAGAATCGCTCACACGGTCACTTACCCCCTCTCCGACCAAGAAGCGATCCTCTACAGTCGAGTCACCGAGTATGTGCGCGAAGAATTTAACCGAGCCGAAGCCCTGGCCAATAACGGGCGCAAGGGGACAGTCGGCTTTGCCCTCACCATTTTGCAACGCCGCCTCGCCTCCTCTCCGGAAGCCATCTATCAATCCTTGAAACGGCGACGAGAGCGGCTAGAAAAGCGACTCCGAGAAGAAGAATTGCTCAAGCGAGGCCAGTCGCTGGAGATGGAATTTGCCACCGTCCTTGACCAAGACGACATCGATGACGACTTTGAGGATACCGATAGCAGCGAGCGGGAGGCCACGGTCGAGGAGGTGGTCGATCAGGCTACAGCAGCCCGTACCATTGCCGAACTACAGCTTGAAATCGCCCTGCTCAAAGAGCTTGAAGACTTAGCCAATACCGTCCGACGGAGCGGAAAAGACCGTAAGTGGGAAGAGTTTTCCCATCTTTTTCAGGATCAGGCGGAGATGTTCGATGCGGGAGGATACCGCCGCAAAATTGTCGTCTTCACCGAACATAGAGACACCCTCAACTACCTGAAAGAGCGGATCGGCACACTCCTTGGCAACCCAGAAACTGTTGTCACCATTCACGGTGGCATGGGTCGGGAAGACCGCAAAAAAGCCGAAGAAGGCTTCAAGCAAGACGTAGGAGTACAGGTACTTCTGGCCACCGATGCCGCCGGAGAGGGGATCAACCTGCAACGAGCGCATCTCATGGTCAATTATGACCTACCCTGGAACCCAAACCGCCTAGAACAGCGATTCGGTCGCATTCACCGGATTGGACAGACCGAGGTTTGTCATCTCTGGAATTTGGTGGCCCACGAAACCCGCGAGGGAGATGTCTATCGGACACTCCTCGAAAAACTCGAAGCCGAACAAAAAGCTTTAGGCGGACGGGTCTTTGATGTATTAGGTAAAGCCATTGCGGGAAAAGAATTGCGCGAACTTCTCATCAAAGCCATCCGCTACGGCGATCGCCCAGATATAAAAGCACGCTTAAACCAGGTCATCTCTGAAAAGCTCGATCAAGAGAGACTAAGGGAATTGCTGCAAGAACGCGCCCTAGCACGCGATTCGATGGATGCTTCCAAAGTTCAGAAAATTCGAGAAGATATGGAGCGAGCCGAAGCCAGAAGGTTACAGCCGCACTTCATCGCCGCATTTTTCCTCGAAGCCTTCCAACGCTTAGGCGGCACCCTACGCCAGCGAGAGCCAAAGCGATACGAGATCACCAACGTCCCCGCCGTTATCCGTAACAGAGACCGCTTTTTCGGGATAGGAGAGCCAATTCTCAAACGCTATGAGCGCATCTGTTTTGATAAAGAACTGATTAGTATTCCGGGGAAACCCGTTGCTACCTTTGTCTGTCCCGGCCATCCCCTGTTAGATGCCACTATCGATCTTGTCTTGGAACGGCATCGGGAATTACTCAGACGGGGAGCTATCCTAGTTGATGACAGTGATCCGAGCGAGGAAATTCGGGCGCTGGTGTACTTAGAACACGCCATTCAAGATGCTCGGCTAAATCCCGATGGTAGGAGGCGGGTGGTGTCGCGGCGGATGCAGTATGTGGAACTATTTGAACCACAGAGACACAGAGGACACGGAGAGAGGGATGCTGGGTATGCCCCTTATCTGGATTATCGTCCTTTGGCGGAGGAGGAGCGGGTGCTGGTGGAGCCTATCATTGATTCTCTGGATATTGGTAATGAGATTGAGAAGAAGGCTACCAGTTATGCGATCGCCAACCTTGTCTCTTCCCATCTTCGGGAGGTACGGCAGCGCAAGGAAGAGCTAATTGAAAAGACCATTGCGGCAGTTAAAGACCGCCTGACCAAGGAGATCAACCACTGGGACCATCGGGCGAACCAGTTGCGCCTACAGGAAGAAGCGGGAAAGACCAATGCCCGGATAAATTCCAACAAAGCCCGAGCCAGAGCCGATGAACTACAAACGCGGTTGCAAAAGCGCTTGTCTGAATTGGAGCAGGAGCGCCAGCTTTCCCCTTTGCCGCCGGTGGTGGTGGGGGCAGCCCTCGTCGTACCGGGCGGACTGTTAGGAAGACTTTTAGGCAAGCCAATGTTTGCCAGAGACACTAAGCGCATCGAGCAGCTGGCGATGGCGGCAGTCATGGCGACCGAAAAAGCATTAGGCTACGAGCCGCGGGATGTGAGCGCCGAGAAGTGCGGCTATGACATCGAATCGCGCAGGACCGGAACAGGCCGCTTACGGTTTATCGAAGTCAAGGGTAGAGTAGAAGGAGCCGATACGGTGACGGTGACTAAAAACGAGATTTGCCTAGCGTTGAACAAGTCCGAGAGTTTCTTACTTGCTTTAGTTTCCGTTTCTCCGTCAGAGGAAGTGCGGGTGAGATATGTGCGCCAGCCATTCCAGAGGGAACCGGATTTTGGGGTGTGTAGTGTTAATTATAATTGGAGAGAGTTATGGGACAGGGGGGATATGATTGAACCACAAAGGCACAAAGGACACTAA
- a CDS encoding diflavin flavoprotein, with translation MVATPVKTKRLTMQVADLTADTTAIRSLDWDRDRFDIEFGLQNGTTYNSYLIRGEKIALVDTSHEKFRQLYFDSLNGLINPQEIDYLIISHTEPDHSGLVRDILQLAPNITVVGAKVAIQFLENLVHHPFQRQLVKNGDQLDLGNGHILEFVNAPNLHWPDTIFTYDHGSGILFTCDAFGMHYCSDDLYDEQLSAIEPDYRFYYECLMAPNARSVLAAMKRMEPLGNINFVANGHGPVLKHNISELLNHYRDWSQAQTKAEKTVAVFYISDYGYSDRLCQSIAKGITKTGLAVETLDLKSADPQEVKELASSAVGIVIGTPPVSGIHAQEITGNLGTILASVNPKQYLGMFECQGGDDEPILPLFNKFREVGLTKAFEPIRSTETPNESLYQRCEEAGTDMGQLLTQEVKVKQRKSLDTDLDKAIGRISGGLYIITTKKGDRSGAMVASWVTQASFDPPGFTVAVAKDRAIESLMQVGDQFILNILEEGNYQTLMKHFLKRFGPGEDRFAGVNTRTANNGSPILADALAYLECEVVSRMECADHWIVYNKVTDGRVSKPDSLTAVHHRKVGNYY, from the coding sequence ATGGTTGCTACACCAGTCAAAACAAAACGTCTCACCATGCAGGTGGCCGATCTCACCGCAGACACCACCGCTATTCGTTCCCTCGATTGGGATCGCGATCGCTTCGATATTGAATTCGGATTACAAAACGGTACGACTTATAACTCCTATCTGATTCGTGGGGAAAAAATCGCCCTTGTGGATACCTCTCACGAAAAATTCCGTCAACTATATTTTGATAGCCTCAACGGATTAATTAACCCCCAAGAAATCGATTATTTAATTATCAGTCATACCGAACCCGATCACAGTGGATTGGTCAGAGATATATTGCAACTCGCTCCCAATATTACCGTCGTTGGGGCGAAAGTGGCAATTCAGTTTTTAGAGAATTTAGTTCATCATCCCTTTCAACGTCAACTGGTCAAAAATGGCGATCAGTTAGACCTAGGCAACGGTCATATTCTCGAATTTGTTAACGCTCCTAATTTACACTGGCCCGATACTATTTTTACCTACGATCACGGTTCGGGAATTTTATTTACCTGTGATGCCTTCGGAATGCACTACTGTTCCGATGATCTTTACGATGAGCAATTAAGTGCTATTGAACCGGATTATCGTTTCTATTATGAGTGTTTAATGGCTCCTAATGCTCGTTCCGTACTAGCGGCGATGAAACGGATGGAACCCCTGGGTAATATTAATTTCGTGGCTAATGGTCATGGACCGGTATTAAAACATAATATTAGCGAATTATTGAACCATTATCGTGATTGGAGTCAGGCACAAACTAAGGCAGAAAAAACCGTCGCTGTTTTCTATATTTCCGACTATGGTTATAGTGATCGCCTCTGTCAATCTATTGCCAAAGGTATTACTAAAACTGGTTTGGCTGTAGAAACTTTAGATCTGAAATCTGCCGATCCCCAAGAGGTAAAAGAATTAGCTTCTTCTGCGGTGGGAATCGTCATCGGGACTCCCCCCGTTTCTGGTATTCATGCCCAAGAAATTACGGGTAATCTAGGCACAATTCTCGCCTCGGTTAACCCCAAACAATACCTCGGAATGTTTGAATGTCAAGGGGGTGATGATGAACCGATTTTACCTCTATTTAATAAGTTTCGTGAAGTTGGCTTAACCAAAGCTTTTGAACCAATTCGTAGCACAGAAACTCCTAACGAGAGTCTCTATCAACGCTGTGAAGAAGCGGGAACAGATATGGGACAACTATTAACCCAAGAGGTAAAAGTTAAACAAAGAAAATCCCTCGATACTGACCTCGATAAAGCCATCGGACGGATTAGCGGTGGTCTATATATTATTACCACCAAGAAAGGAGACAGAAGCGGGGCAATGGTCGCTTCTTGGGTGACTCAAGCAAGTTTTGATCCTCCCGGTTTTACCGTTGCTGTGGCCAAAGATCGGGCGATCGAGTCTTTAATGCAAGTGGGGGATCAATTCATTTTAAATATTCTGGAAGAAGGCAATTATCAAACCCTGATGAAACACTTTTTAAAACGTTTCGGACCCGGGGAAGATCGTTTTGCAGGAGTCAATACTCGCACCGCTAATAATGGTTCGCCGATTTTAGCCGATGCCCTCGCTTATTTAGAATGTGAGGTAGTTAGTCGCATGGAATGTGCTGACCACTGGATTGTTTACAATAAAGTCACCGATGGTCGCGTTTCTAAACCTGATAGTTTAACGGCTGTTCACCATCGCAAAGTCGGTAATTATTATTAG
- the psbA gene encoding photosystem II q(b) protein codes for MTTTLQQRESASLWEQFCQWITSTNNRLYVGWFGVIMIPTLLTATTCFIIAFIAAPPVDIDGIREPVAGSLLYGNNIISGAVVPSSNAIGLHFYPIWEAASLDEWLYNGGPYQLVIFHFLLGVFCYLGRQWELSFRLGMRPWICVAYSAPVSAATAVFLIYPIGQGSFSDGMPLGISGTFNFMFVFQAEHNILMHPFHMLGVAGVFGGSLFSAMHGSLVTSSLVRETTEIESQNYGYKFGQEEETYNIVAAHGYFGRLIFQYASFNNSRSLHFFLGAWPVIGIWFTAMGVSTMAFNLNGFNFNQSILDSQGRVIGTWADVLNRAGIGMEVMHERNAHNFPLDLASGEQAPVALIAPAING; via the coding sequence ATGACCACCACTCTACAACAGCGCGAGAGCGCTTCCCTGTGGGAGCAGTTCTGTCAGTGGATCACCAGCACCAACAACCGTCTTTATGTCGGTTGGTTCGGTGTGATCATGATCCCCACCCTGCTCACCGCCACCACCTGCTTCATCATCGCCTTTATCGCCGCTCCTCCCGTAGATATCGACGGTATCCGCGAGCCTGTAGCTGGTTCTCTACTCTACGGAAACAACATCATCTCTGGTGCTGTTGTTCCCTCTTCCAACGCGATTGGACTCCACTTCTACCCCATCTGGGAAGCTGCTTCCTTAGATGAGTGGTTATACAACGGTGGTCCCTACCAGTTAGTCATTTTCCACTTCTTACTAGGTGTCTTCTGCTACCTCGGTCGTCAGTGGGAACTGTCTTTCCGTTTAGGAATGCGTCCTTGGATCTGTGTAGCTTACTCTGCACCTGTATCCGCCGCTACTGCTGTATTCTTAATCTATCCCATCGGACAAGGTTCTTTCTCTGATGGTATGCCTTTAGGAATCTCTGGAACCTTCAACTTTATGTTCGTGTTCCAAGCAGAACATAACATCCTGATGCACCCCTTCCATATGTTAGGTGTGGCTGGTGTGTTCGGCGGTTCTCTGTTCTCCGCGATGCACGGTTCCTTAGTAACTTCTTCCTTAGTGCGTGAAACCACTGAAATCGAATCTCAGAACTACGGTTACAAATTCGGTCAAGAGGAAGAAACCTACAATATCGTTGCCGCTCACGGTTACTTCGGACGTTTAATCTTCCAATACGCTTCTTTCAACAATAGCCGCTCTCTGCACTTCTTCTTAGGTGCATGGCCGGTAATCGGTATCTGGTTTACCGCAATGGGTGTTAGCACCATGGCGTTCAACCTCAACGGTTTCAACTTCAACCAGTCGATTCTCGATTCTCAAGGTCGTGTAATCGGTACTTGGGCCGATGTGTTAAACCGCGCTGGTATCGGTATGGAAGTAATGCACGAGCGCAACGCTCACAACTTCCCCTTAGACTTAGCTAGTGGTGAACAGGCTCCCGTAGCTCTGATTGCTCCCGCTATCAATGGTTAA
- the ppk1 gene encoding polyphosphate kinase 1 encodes MAKASTVTSEIDLKDSQYYFNRELSWLEFNRRVLYEALDPRTPLLERLKFTAIFCANLDEFFMVRVAVLKQQVEANVAVLSADGRTASEQLTEISNRLRPLVQQQDHLFEHTLKNLLVEQGIHLINYVDLHQEQRNYLHDYFEQNIFPVLTPLAVDPSHPFPYISNLSLNLAVVVRDPETDKELFARVKVPQVFPRFLALSKELRHQDGKASIWTGVPLEQVVMHNLEALFPGMIIQECYPFRVTRNADISVEEDEADDLLLAIEEEVRKRRIGKSAVRLEIHSSTPSNIKNRIMRDLGLEEIDVYDVDGLLGHKDLFYFMSLPCPELKDPPWNPVTPTVLQGLREIVDGNEDGIPEQDGEDIFTLIRNNDILVHHPYHSFSASVQQFIAQAAHDAHVLAIKMTLYRTSGDSPIVNSLIAAAENGKQVAALVELKARFDEENNINWAKKLEQAGVHVVYGLVGLKTHTKVVLVVRKEGDKIRRYFHIGTGNYNPKTAKLYTDLGLLSCREDLGADITDLFNFLTGYSRQQSYRKLLIAPVSLRKRMLAMIDREAKNCKNGGTGRIVAKMNSIVDKPIIEALYAASRAGVQIDLIIRGICCLRPGLPEVSENIRVISIIGRFLEHSRIFYFYNGGQEEVYIGSADWMTRNLTRRVEAVTPIDEPAIAKELEEILGIMLSDNRQAWELQSDGSYIQRRAANQGQESSTHVILMEKALKSAGITQ; translated from the coding sequence ATGGCTAAAGCTTCTACCGTAACTTCTGAAATCGATCTTAAAGATTCGCAATATTACTTTAACCGAGAATTAAGCTGGTTAGAATTTAATCGTCGCGTGCTTTATGAGGCACTTGATCCTCGGACTCCCCTACTAGAAAGATTAAAATTTACTGCCATTTTTTGTGCCAATCTCGACGAATTTTTTATGGTACGCGTGGCAGTTCTTAAACAACAGGTAGAGGCAAATGTAGCCGTTTTAAGTGCCGATGGCAGGACTGCCTCGGAACAGCTAACCGAGATAAGTAACCGTCTGCGTCCCCTTGTGCAGCAGCAGGATCATCTTTTTGAACACACCCTGAAAAACCTCTTAGTAGAACAGGGAATTCATCTGATTAACTATGTAGATTTACATCAAGAACAGCGCAATTATCTCCACGATTACTTTGAACAAAATATTTTCCCCGTTTTAACTCCCCTGGCGGTGGATCCTAGTCATCCTTTTCCCTATATTTCTAATCTTAGTCTCAATTTAGCCGTAGTCGTTCGCGATCCCGAGACCGATAAAGAACTATTTGCCCGGGTGAAAGTACCGCAGGTTTTCCCCCGTTTTCTGGCATTATCCAAAGAATTACGCCACCAAGACGGAAAGGCTTCGATTTGGACGGGAGTACCCCTTGAACAGGTGGTAATGCACAATTTAGAGGCACTTTTCCCCGGCATGATCATCCAAGAATGTTATCCTTTTCGGGTGACACGCAACGCCGATATCTCCGTCGAAGAAGATGAGGCCGATGATTTATTATTAGCGATCGAGGAAGAAGTACGCAAGCGCCGCATCGGTAAATCGGCAGTACGTCTGGAAATTCACAGTTCTACCCCTAGCAATATTAAAAACCGGATCATGCGCGATCTCGGACTTGAGGAGATTGATGTTTACGATGTGGATGGACTGCTGGGACACAAAGATTTATTTTATTTTATGTCTTTACCCTGTCCCGAACTGAAAGATCCGCCTTGGAATCCTGTCACCCCAACGGTTTTACAGGGATTGCGAGAAATAGTTGACGGTAACGAAGACGGCATCCCAGAACAGGATGGCGAAGATATTTTTACTTTAATTCGCAATAACGATATTCTCGTTCATCACCCTTACCATTCCTTTAGTGCCTCGGTACAACAGTTTATCGCTCAGGCTGCCCATGATGCCCATGTTTTAGCGATTAAAATGACCTTGTATCGTACTTCCGGAGATTCCCCGATTGTCAATTCCCTGATTGCGGCGGCGGAAAATGGTAAACAGGTAGCGGCGTTAGTAGAACTAAAAGCTCGCTTTGATGAGGAAAATAACATTAATTGGGCGAAAAAGCTCGAACAAGCCGGAGTTCACGTTGTTTATGGCTTAGTTGGTCTAAAAACCCATACGAAAGTGGTTCTCGTGGTCAGAAAAGAAGGGGATAAAATCCGTCGTTATTTCCATATTGGCACGGGTAATTATAACCCAAAAACAGCTAAATTATACACTGATTTGGGTTTACTTAGCTGTCGCGAGGATTTGGGGGCAGATATCACCGATTTATTTAACTTTCTGACCGGATACTCCCGTCAGCAATCCTATCGCAAACTTTTAATTGCTCCCGTGAGTTTGCGAAAACGGATGTTAGCAATGATCGATCGCGAGGCCAAAAACTGTAAAAATGGCGGTACGGGGCGCATTGTGGCAAAAATGAACTCTATTGTCGATAAACCGATTATAGAAGCTTTATACGCCGCTTCTCGTGCCGGTGTGCAGATTGACTTAATTATTCGCGGCATCTGTTGTTTACGGCCCGGATTGCCGGAAGTGAGCGAAAATATCCGAGTAATTAGCATTATCGGCCGCTTTTTGGAACATTCCCGCATTTTTTACTTCTACAATGGTGGTCAGGAGGAGGTTTATATTGGTAGCGCCGATTGGATGACGCGGAACCTGACTCGTCGCGTGGAAGCAGTGACACCCATCGATGAACCAGCGATCGCCAAGGAACTGGAAGAAATTCTCGGCATCATGTTGTCAGATAACCGGCAAGCATGGGAATTACAATCCGACGGCAGTTATATTCAGCGTCGTGCTGCCAACCAGGGACAGGAAAGCAGTACCCATGTAATTTTAATGGAAAAAGCCCTTAAATCTGCGGGTATTACTCAATAG
- a CDS encoding GxxExxY protein, whose translation MDERANDLSKEIIGAAIAVHRELGPGLLESAYEACLEYELLDRGIAVERQVPQSVIYRGVKLDCGYRLDLLVENLVIVELKTVEQLTPIHEAQLLTYLKLRRLWLGLLINFNVPVLKQGIKRLVNN comes from the coding sequence ATGGATGAGAGGGCTAATGATTTATCTAAGGAGATTATTGGGGCGGCGATCGCTGTTCATCGGGAGTTGGGGCCAGGACTATTGGAGTCGGCCTATGAGGCCTGTTTAGAGTACGAGTTATTGGATAGGGGGATAGCGGTGGAGCGTCAAGTTCCTCAATCAGTGATTTATCGCGGTGTTAAACTTGATTGTGGTTATCGTCTCGATCTATTGGTGGAAAATCTGGTTATTGTCGAACTGAAAACTGTTGAACAACTTACCCCCATTCACGAGGCCCAGTTGTTAACCTATCTCAAATTACGCCGGCTTTGGCTAGGATTACTGATTAATTTTAACGTTCCCGTTCTCAAACAAGGCATCAAACGCCTTGTCAACAATTAA